In the Bacillus shivajii genome, one interval contains:
- a CDS encoding uroporphyrinogen-III synthase encodes MTSLQGLTVVNTRAAHQANALTKAIERFGGHALEIPLIKIDPTLNTEHVNKAFRYFAQYDWIIFTSVNSIRYTMKALEEQSVDKHLLQNKKIAVVGKKTEQFLKKEGLDATVVPHTYDAEHLAEALIKEVNEGEKLLFPRGNLARNVIVYELQQANVDVDELIIYETSINEAVQDQLNQFLKSGLADIVIFTSPSTVRAFFSLVDNEIKSQLVNKLIFAVIGTVTANELKKHGIQKMIVPETYTIEGLIDTIIENDIKSN; translated from the coding sequence ATGACGTCACTCCAAGGTTTAACAGTGGTAAATACGAGGGCAGCCCACCAAGCAAACGCGCTTACAAAAGCAATTGAACGTTTCGGAGGGCATGCCCTTGAAATCCCTCTAATTAAGATCGATCCTACGCTAAATACGGAGCATGTAAACAAAGCGTTCAGGTACTTTGCTCAATATGACTGGATTATTTTCACGAGTGTAAATAGCATTCGTTATACAATGAAAGCGTTAGAGGAACAGTCGGTTGACAAACACCTCCTGCAAAATAAAAAAATTGCTGTAGTTGGAAAGAAAACAGAGCAGTTCTTAAAAAAAGAAGGTTTGGATGCGACAGTCGTTCCGCATACATACGATGCCGAACATTTGGCTGAAGCTTTAATAAAAGAAGTAAATGAAGGAGAGAAATTACTCTTTCCTCGAGGGAACTTAGCACGAAATGTGATCGTCTATGAACTGCAACAAGCAAATGTAGATGTAGACGAATTGATCATCTATGAAACGTCTATAAATGAAGCTGTGCAAGATCAATTAAACCAATTTTTAAAAAGTGGTTTAGCGGATATCGTGATTTTCACGAGTCCATCAACTGTAAGGGCGTTCTTTTCCTTAGTGGACAATGAGATCAAGTCCCAGTTAGTTAACAAGCTGATTTTTGCTGTCATAGGGACCGTCACTGCAAATGAGTTGAAAAAGCATGGTATACAAAAGATGATCGTCCCTGAAACATATACAATTGAAGGCTTAATAGATACAATTATAGAGAATGATATAAAAAGTAATTGA
- the spoVID gene encoding stage VI sporulation protein D: MSNEQSSSLSFSIQEAVWLNRGKEIDELLSLSLEPDIEIHEAEDHVTVKGALNLFGEYTPKEEDSYGEREKPEILSQQIAFRSVEEVKLSEEGVGQISHSFPLDVTIPKERVKNLDDVYVTVDEFDYELPGKGCIELNANVSVSGMKVDNQSATEEEVPPAPTSTSSEERSFHFEEVRKQDTSEEEGTESKETAEEEDDFEDYNVYDEEEDIDEPNSDENDAGRDDEVDETNEPQEPIINMSKHTKTYDGKSDELPSKEAEPSKEVSAEDVRHDYEQDVEYETEEFEDTVEAVEEEGHYEEGEENALYLTKVLTQGENGGFTKLRMCIVQEGETLDDIASRYSISTSQLVRMNRLNEERVSEGQILYIPAGASSSAES, from the coding sequence TTGAGTAATGAACAATCGTCATCCTTATCTTTTTCTATTCAAGAAGCGGTCTGGTTAAATCGGGGAAAAGAGATTGACGAACTGCTCTCGTTGTCATTGGAGCCAGATATTGAAATTCATGAAGCTGAAGATCATGTGACAGTTAAGGGTGCATTAAATTTATTTGGTGAATATACTCCAAAAGAAGAGGATTCGTACGGTGAACGTGAAAAGCCTGAAATTTTATCGCAGCAAATTGCCTTTCGTTCGGTTGAAGAAGTAAAGCTATCTGAAGAGGGAGTTGGACAGATCAGTCATTCTTTCCCTCTAGATGTCACGATCCCGAAAGAACGTGTCAAAAACTTGGATGACGTTTATGTCACAGTTGATGAATTTGACTATGAACTACCTGGTAAAGGGTGCATTGAACTGAATGCGAATGTATCCGTGTCAGGTATGAAAGTTGATAATCAGTCAGCCACTGAAGAAGAGGTGCCACCAGCACCAACTTCAACAAGTTCAGAAGAACGATCTTTCCACTTTGAAGAAGTAAGAAAGCAAGATACTTCTGAGGAAGAAGGGACTGAAAGTAAAGAAACAGCAGAGGAAGAGGATGACTTCGAGGATTACAACGTCTATGATGAAGAGGAAGACATTGATGAACCTAATAGTGATGAAAATGATGCTGGCCGTGATGATGAAGTAGATGAAACCAATGAACCTCAAGAACCGATTATAAATATGTCAAAACATACAAAAACGTATGATGGAAAAAGTGATGAGTTACCATCAAAAGAAGCGGAACCATCTAAAGAAGTGTCAGCTGAAGATGTAAGGCATGATTATGAACAAGATGTAGAATACGAAACCGAAGAATTTGAGGATACAGTAGAAGCTGTAGAAGAAGAGGGGCATTATGAAGAAGGGGAAGAAAATGCCTTATATTTAACAAAAGTTCTGACTCAAGGGGAGAATGGAGGGTTCACGAAACTTCGGATGTGCATCGTTCAAGAAGGAGAAACATTGGATGATATTGCATCAAGGTACAGCATCTCAACTAGTCAACTCGTAAGAATGAATCGATTGAACGAAGAGCGTGTTTCAGAAGGGCAGATATTGTATATCCCAGCAGGGGCTTCATCCTCCGCCGAATCATAA
- a CDS encoding valine--tRNA ligase: MTDQNQEVSMPPKYDPQATEAKWYPYWVNGKFFEATGDENKKPYTIVIPPPNVTGKLHLGHAWDTTLQDILIRTKRMQGYDALWLPGMDHAGIATQAKVEGKLREEGVSRYDLGREKFLEKSWEWKDEYADFIRNQWSKLGLSLDYSRERFTLDEGLSKAVREVFVRLYEEGLIYRGEYIINWDPQTKTALSDIEVIYKDVQGAFYHMKYPLADGSGHIEVATTRPETMLGDTAVAVHPEDDRYKHLIGKKVKLPIVGREIDIVADDYVDMEFGSGAVKITPAHDPNDFEIGNRHNLERVLVMHEDGKMNDNAGKYEGMDRFECRKQIVKDLQDDGVLFKIEEHMHSVGHSERSGAVVEPYLSTQWFVKMGPLAEQAIELQKSENKVNFVPDRFEKTYMHWIENIRDWCISRQLWWGHRIPAWYHKETGELYVGRTEPEDIENWEQDVDVLDTWFSSALWPFSTMGWPDEEAADYKRYYPTDALVTGYDIIYFWVARMIFQGQQFTNERPFKDVLIHGLVRDSEGRKMSKSLGNGVDPMDVIDKYGADALRFFLSTGSSPGNDLRFYWEKVEANWNFGNKIWNASRFALMNMDGLKYEEIDLTGKKTIADKWILTRLQETIDHVTKFIDVYEFGEVGRALYNFIWDDFCDWYIEMAKLPLNGDDAEAKHTTRSVLAYVLDQTMRLLHPFMPFITEEVWQHLPHEGESITVSKWPEKQESFMDNEAVKDMELLKEIIRSVRNTRAELDVPMSKEITLFISANDEDRLSQLERGKAYIERFCRPSELKMETGMKAPEKSMSSVLSGVELYLPLAGLLDLDAEIARLEGEVKRLDDEVNRVQKKLGNEGFVAKAPENVVQAEREKEKDYVEQRDKVKARIEELKN, encoded by the coding sequence ATGACTGATCAAAATCAAGAAGTATCAATGCCGCCGAAGTATGATCCTCAGGCGACAGAAGCGAAGTGGTACCCATATTGGGTAAATGGAAAATTCTTCGAAGCAACTGGAGATGAGAATAAGAAACCTTATACAATTGTTATTCCACCACCGAATGTAACAGGGAAACTTCACCTTGGTCACGCGTGGGATACGACGCTCCAAGACATTCTCATTCGTACAAAACGTATGCAAGGGTACGACGCACTTTGGCTTCCAGGAATGGACCATGCTGGAATTGCAACGCAAGCGAAAGTTGAAGGAAAACTTCGTGAAGAAGGCGTTTCTCGTTATGACCTTGGTCGTGAAAAGTTTTTAGAAAAATCATGGGAATGGAAAGACGAATATGCGGACTTTATCCGTAACCAATGGTCTAAACTTGGCCTTTCTCTTGACTACTCTCGCGAGCGCTTTACCCTTGATGAAGGCTTATCTAAAGCAGTAAGGGAAGTATTTGTTCGGCTATATGAAGAAGGGCTTATTTACCGTGGCGAATATATTATCAACTGGGATCCACAAACGAAAACAGCGTTATCTGACATCGAAGTTATTTACAAAGATGTTCAAGGTGCCTTTTACCATATGAAATATCCGTTAGCTGATGGCTCGGGGCATATTGAAGTAGCAACGACTCGTCCAGAAACGATGTTAGGGGATACGGCTGTAGCGGTTCACCCTGAAGATGACCGTTACAAACATCTCATTGGCAAAAAAGTAAAGCTACCAATCGTTGGTCGTGAAATTGACATTGTCGCTGATGATTACGTAGATATGGAGTTTGGTTCTGGCGCAGTAAAAATTACTCCAGCACACGATCCAAATGACTTTGAAATTGGAAACCGTCATAATCTTGAGCGCGTTCTCGTTATGCATGAAGATGGTAAGATGAACGATAATGCTGGAAAATACGAAGGTATGGACCGATTTGAATGTCGTAAGCAAATAGTTAAAGATCTACAAGATGATGGTGTCCTTTTCAAAATCGAAGAACATATGCATAGTGTTGGTCACTCTGAGCGAAGTGGAGCAGTTGTAGAACCATATTTATCAACACAATGGTTTGTAAAAATGGGACCTCTTGCAGAACAAGCGATTGAATTACAAAAATCCGAGAATAAAGTAAACTTTGTTCCTGACCGTTTTGAAAAAACGTATATGCATTGGATCGAAAACATCCGTGACTGGTGTATTTCACGTCAGCTATGGTGGGGACATCGTATTCCAGCTTGGTATCATAAAGAAACTGGAGAACTTTACGTAGGTCGCACAGAACCAGAAGATATTGAAAATTGGGAGCAAGATGTAGATGTACTTGATACGTGGTTCAGCTCAGCTTTATGGCCATTTTCAACGATGGGCTGGCCGGATGAAGAAGCAGCTGACTATAAGCGTTACTATCCAACAGATGCACTAGTTACAGGTTATGACATCATCTATTTCTGGGTTGCCCGTATGATTTTCCAAGGTCAACAATTTACCAACGAGCGTCCATTCAAAGACGTCCTCATTCACGGACTCGTACGTGACTCTGAAGGCCGAAAAATGAGTAAGTCTCTTGGTAATGGTGTCGACCCAATGGATGTTATTGATAAGTACGGTGCCGATGCGCTTCGTTTCTTCTTATCAACAGGCAGCTCACCAGGTAATGACCTTCGTTTTTACTGGGAAAAAGTTGAGGCGAACTGGAACTTCGGTAATAAGATCTGGAACGCATCACGATTTGCTCTGATGAACATGGACGGCTTGAAGTACGAAGAAATTGATTTAACAGGCAAGAAAACAATTGCTGATAAGTGGATTCTTACTCGCCTTCAAGAAACAATCGACCACGTTACGAAGTTTATTGATGTTTATGAGTTTGGAGAAGTCGGTCGTGCCCTTTACAACTTCATCTGGGATGACTTCTGTGACTGGTATATTGAAATGGCAAAACTTCCTCTTAACGGTGATGATGCAGAAGCGAAACATACAACTCGCTCTGTTCTTGCCTACGTATTAGATCAGACGATGCGCTTATTACATCCGTTTATGCCATTTATTACAGAAGAAGTATGGCAGCACTTACCACACGAAGGCGAGTCAATTACGGTTTCGAAGTGGCCAGAAAAACAAGAGTCATTCATGGACAATGAGGCAGTAAAAGATATGGAACTATTAAAAGAAATTATTCGTTCTGTTCGAAATACACGAGCTGAACTAGATGTTCCAATGAGTAAAGAAATTACCCTTTTCATTAGTGCAAACGATGAAGATCGCTTATCTCAATTAGAGCGAGGCAAAGCATACATTGAACGCTTCTGTCGCCCTAGTGAGCTGAAAATGGAAACGGGCATGAAAGCTCCAGAGAAATCAATGAGCTCTGTTTTATCAGGCGTTGAACTATATTTACCACTAGCTGGCCTTCTCGATTTAGATGCAGAAATCGCTCGTCTAGAAGGTGAAGTAAAACGACTGGATGACGAAGTAAACCGCGTGCAAAAGAAACTAGGTAACGAAGGCTTTGTCGCAAAAGCGCCAGAAAACGTCGTTCAAGCTGAACGTGAAAAAGAAAAAGATTACGTAGAACAGCGGGATAAAGTAAAAGCTCGTATTGAAGAATTGAAAAATTAA
- a CDS encoding cytochrome C assembly family protein, whose product MLLNILYMLIIVFYSLSLLGYFIDFIQHNQKVNRIAFWLLSIVWVLQTLFFIVRTMEYGRIPLMTIFEGMFLYAWILVTFSLIIYRLKRVDFLIFFVNLVGFAVMTISVFAPAGDVSPKLNELLILELLVIHVTLLLLSYGTFTLSFAFSFLYFLQHHMLKRKKWGKRMGRIGNLSTLERFSFVFTVVGFPLMLLGLILGIVWAWVKFEMIPWLDLKVISSFIVLTVYGIYLFQRAVKQQRGYSLALLNIGAFLVLLINYFLSSAYSDFHLW is encoded by the coding sequence ATGTTATTAAACATTTTATATATGTTGATTATCGTTTTTTACTCCTTGAGTTTACTAGGATATTTTATTGATTTTATTCAACACAACCAGAAGGTTAATCGAATTGCCTTCTGGTTGCTTTCTATTGTCTGGGTTTTACAAACGTTATTTTTTATAGTAAGAACGATGGAATATGGCAGAATCCCTCTAATGACAATATTTGAGGGAATGTTTCTATATGCATGGATATTGGTAACATTTTCCTTGATTATTTACCGCTTAAAACGAGTTGATTTTCTTATATTTTTTGTCAATCTTGTCGGGTTTGCGGTTATGACAATCAGTGTTTTTGCACCTGCGGGAGATGTATCACCAAAGCTTAATGAGCTATTAATTTTAGAACTGTTAGTAATACATGTTACATTATTATTGTTGTCCTACGGGACTTTCACGTTATCATTTGCTTTTTCTTTTTTATATTTTTTACAGCATCATATGCTTAAAAGAAAAAAATGGGGCAAACGAATGGGACGTATTGGGAACTTATCAACGCTAGAGAGGTTTTCATTTGTTTTTACAGTCGTTGGATTTCCGCTTATGCTTTTAGGGTTAATTTTAGGGATCGTTTGGGCTTGGGTGAAATTTGAAATGATTCCTTGGCTAGACTTAAAAGTAATTAGTTCTTTTATTGTATTAACCGTATATGGGATCTACCTATTCCAAAGAGCTGTCAAACAACAAAGGGGCTATAGTTTAGCGCTACTAAATATCGGTGCCTTTCTTGTCTTACTGATAAACTATTTCCTGTCTAGTGCCTACTCAGATTTTCATTTATGGTAA
- the hemL gene encoding glutamate-1-semialdehyde 2,1-aminomutase yields the protein MNWNKSQEAFKKAKEVMPGGVNSPVRAFKSVNMDPVYMERGEGAHIWDIDGNEYIDYVLSWGPLILGHADEQVVSSLKEMTEKGTSFGAPAEMETTLAELVIDRVPSIEVVRMVNSGTEATMSALRLARGYTGKNKIVKFEGCYHGHGDSLLIKAGSGVATLGLPDSPGVPESVAKNTLTVPYNDMESLKLAFKEFGDDIAAVILEPVAGNMGVVPPEPGFLQDVRNITEEHGSLMIFDEVMTGFRVGYECAQGELGVTPDLTCLGKVIGGGLPVGAYGGKREIMEQIAPAGPIYQAGTLSGNPLAMTAGYETLNQLTRESYEHFAQLGKQLEDGLRQAAEKYEIPHWINRAGSMVGFFFTNEKVVNYETAASSDLEMFKKYFRYMLEQGISIPPSQFEGMFLSTKHTKEDIDKTISAAENAFKRIREE from the coding sequence ATGAATTGGAATAAATCACAAGAAGCATTTAAAAAAGCAAAAGAAGTGATGCCAGGTGGTGTAAACAGTCCAGTACGAGCATTTAAATCAGTAAATATGGACCCTGTTTACATGGAGCGTGGAGAAGGCGCACACATTTGGGATATCGATGGGAATGAATATATCGATTATGTTCTTTCGTGGGGACCATTAATTTTAGGTCATGCGGATGAACAAGTCGTCAGTTCTTTAAAAGAGATGACAGAAAAAGGGACAAGCTTTGGTGCCCCTGCAGAGATGGAAACAACACTAGCAGAACTTGTAATCGATCGTGTACCATCAATTGAAGTTGTCCGTATGGTAAACTCAGGAACAGAAGCTACGATGAGTGCACTGCGATTAGCACGTGGTTACACGGGCAAAAACAAAATTGTAAAGTTCGAAGGGTGTTATCACGGTCACGGGGATTCGTTATTAATTAAAGCAGGTTCAGGTGTGGCAACTCTTGGTCTTCCTGATAGCCCTGGAGTACCAGAATCTGTTGCGAAAAATACATTAACAGTACCATACAATGATATGGAAAGCTTAAAGTTAGCATTTAAAGAATTCGGTGATGACATTGCTGCAGTAATTTTAGAACCTGTTGCGGGTAACATGGGTGTAGTGCCACCTGAGCCGGGGTTCTTACAAGATGTTCGTAACATTACAGAAGAGCATGGCTCGCTAATGATTTTCGATGAAGTAATGACTGGATTCCGAGTTGGTTATGAATGTGCTCAAGGAGAACTAGGTGTAACACCTGACTTAACTTGCTTAGGTAAAGTAATCGGTGGAGGACTCCCTGTTGGTGCATACGGTGGTAAACGTGAAATTATGGAACAAATCGCACCAGCTGGCCCAATTTACCAAGCAGGAACTTTATCTGGTAACCCACTTGCAATGACAGCTGGATATGAAACGCTTAATCAATTAACAAGAGAGAGCTACGAGCATTTTGCTCAACTAGGAAAGCAATTAGAAGACGGTCTTCGTCAAGCGGCTGAAAAATATGAAATCCCGCACTGGATCAATCGTGCAGGATCAATGGTTGGCTTCTTCTTTACGAACGAAAAAGTTGTCAACTATGAAACAGCTGCATCATCTGATTTAGAGATGTTTAAAAAATACTTCCGCTATATGTTAGAGCAAGGTATTTCCATTCCTCCATCACAATTTGAAGGGATGTTCTTGTCCACAAAGCATACCAAAGAAGATATCGACAAAACGATCTCAGCTGCTGAAAATGCATTTAAACGCATTCGGGAAGAATAA
- the hemC gene encoding hydroxymethylbilane synthase produces the protein MRKIVIGSRRSNLAMTQTKWVIEQLKALDLGYEFEIKEIVTKGDKILDVTLSKVGGKGLFVKEIEQAMYDKEIDMAVHSMKDLPAEIAEGLTVGAVPERVDPRDAFISNSGEGLMDLPAGSVVGTSSLRRGAQVLTKRPDLEIKWIRGNIDTRLKKCREEDYDAIILAAAGLERVGWTKDIVTEFLDPEICLPAVGQGALGIECREDDKEIVDLLAKINDETTEKTVAAERAFLHTVEGGCQVPIGGFATLQEDGNISLTALVASPDGEKVFRETIVGKDPVAIGKEVAEKMLNEGAKEVLDKVKEELDQ, from the coding sequence ATGAGAAAAATTGTGATCGGTTCAAGAAGAAGTAACTTAGCAATGACGCAAACGAAATGGGTAATTGAGCAATTGAAAGCTCTTGACCTTGGCTATGAATTTGAAATTAAAGAAATTGTTACAAAAGGTGATAAAATTTTAGACGTTACGCTTTCAAAAGTTGGAGGTAAAGGTCTTTTCGTTAAAGAAATTGAGCAAGCAATGTATGATAAAGAAATCGACATGGCTGTGCATAGTATGAAGGACTTACCGGCTGAAATAGCAGAAGGGTTAACAGTAGGGGCTGTACCAGAGAGAGTAGACCCACGAGATGCATTCATTTCAAACAGCGGGGAAGGGCTAATGGATCTACCAGCTGGGTCTGTCGTTGGAACAAGTAGCTTACGTCGAGGTGCTCAAGTTCTTACAAAGCGTCCTGACCTTGAAATTAAATGGATTCGTGGGAACATTGACACGCGTTTGAAAAAATGCCGTGAAGAAGATTATGATGCAATTATTTTAGCAGCAGCTGGTTTAGAACGAGTAGGCTGGACGAAAGATATTGTTACTGAATTTTTAGATCCTGAAATTTGTCTACCGGCTGTAGGGCAAGGTGCATTAGGAATTGAATGTCGTGAAGATGACAAAGAGATTGTTGATTTACTTGCGAAAATTAATGATGAAACAACTGAAAAAACAGTAGCTGCTGAACGTGCGTTCCTTCATACTGTTGAAGGGGGATGCCAAGTTCCAATTGGAGGTTTTGCAACTCTTCAGGAGGATGGAAACATTTCATTAACAGCACTTGTTGCTTCTCCAGACGGAGAGAAGGTGTTCCGTGAAACAATAGTTGGTAAGGATCCAGTAGCTATTGGAAAAGAAGTAGCAGAAAAAATGTTAAATGAAGGTGCCAAAGAAGTTCTAGACAAAGTGAAAGAAGAACTAGATCAATAA
- the ysxE gene encoding spore coat protein YsxE yields MNLHIEQKPLGAVLFQYDIYPEKIESYGKVRKVDTKYGSYGLKKTRMTREQADWFIHVMRRLERIGFHYVVPVLPTKYGDYVVRYGDDAYYLMPWYEDHQEFRHPVNPEEVMVEELSKLHGLTERSQEYSEDLLQNSYDALKRRWERRKIEMERYADEVEGKTYLSPFELTFLTHFQRSIHMAEEAETHLASWLEKAKEKKSFRSVLCHGRPSRKHTCFDQYGSSYFLNFEKAVLDTPTRDVVLLFRHFFQSRPWDEQEGRHWLQLYEKHFALFDEERHLLMSYLAFPESMYQTVDAYSKRKNTGLTEFQAVTQLERKVLTMNRVRRFMMSVFHSEEGM; encoded by the coding sequence ATGAACCTTCATATAGAGCAAAAGCCACTTGGGGCTGTATTGTTCCAATACGATATTTATCCTGAAAAAATCGAGTCATATGGAAAAGTTCGTAAAGTCGATACAAAATACGGAAGTTACGGTTTGAAAAAAACGAGGATGACACGTGAGCAAGCTGATTGGTTTATTCATGTCATGAGGCGTTTAGAGAGAATTGGCTTTCATTATGTTGTACCAGTCTTACCGACGAAATATGGGGATTACGTTGTTAGGTACGGGGATGATGCGTATTATTTAATGCCTTGGTACGAAGATCATCAAGAGTTCCGCCATCCTGTTAATCCAGAGGAAGTGATGGTAGAGGAGCTCTCAAAACTTCATGGCTTAACCGAACGAAGTCAGGAATATTCTGAGGACCTCTTGCAGAACTCTTATGATGCGTTAAAGAGAAGGTGGGAGAGAAGAAAAATTGAAATGGAACGTTACGCCGATGAGGTTGAAGGTAAAACGTACTTATCACCATTTGAATTAACGTTTCTAACTCATTTTCAGCGTTCCATTCATATGGCAGAAGAAGCTGAGACACACTTAGCATCTTGGCTAGAGAAAGCGAAAGAGAAGAAGAGCTTTCGAAGTGTGTTATGTCATGGTCGACCTAGTCGAAAGCACACCTGCTTTGATCAGTATGGCTCATCGTACTTCCTGAATTTCGAAAAAGCAGTTTTAGATACGCCGACAAGAGATGTTGTATTATTGTTTCGCCATTTCTTCCAATCTCGTCCTTGGGATGAGCAGGAAGGTCGACATTGGCTGCAACTTTACGAAAAACACTTTGCGTTATTTGATGAAGAACGTCACTTGCTTATGAGTTATCTAGCTTTTCCAGAATCTATGTATCAAACTGTTGATGCTTATTCTAAGCGTAAGAATACAGGGTTAACTGAGTTTCAGGCAGTGACACAATTAGAGCGAAAAGTCTTGACAATGAACCGTGTACGACGTTTTATGATGAGTGTATTTCATTCAGAAGAGGGTATGTAA
- the hemB gene encoding porphobilinogen synthase: MNEQQFRRHRRLRRTASMRKIVRETYLHKEDFIYPIFVKEGTNIKNEVPSMPGVYQWSLDRLEDEVNDVVRLGIESIILFGVPAEKDEVGSSAYDHNGIVQQATRQIKEKHPELTVIADTCLCQFTDHGHCGVVHDGEIINDESLSLLAKTAVSQAEAGADIIAPSNMMDGFVAAIRQGLDEAGFENIPIMSYAVKYASAFYGPFRDAAHSSPKSGDRKTYQMDPANRLEALREAQSDVDEGADFLIVKPALSYLDIIRDVKERHPYPIVAYNVSGEYSMIKGAAQNGWINEKEVVLEKLTSMKRAGADLILTYFAKDVAKWLEEK, from the coding sequence ATGAATGAACAACAATTTAGACGTCACCGTCGTCTTAGACGAACAGCAAGTATGCGAAAGATCGTTCGCGAAACGTATTTGCATAAGGAAGACTTCATTTATCCGATTTTTGTTAAAGAAGGAACGAATATAAAAAATGAAGTTCCGTCTATGCCAGGTGTTTACCAATGGTCGTTGGACAGACTAGAGGATGAAGTTAATGACGTAGTAAGGTTAGGAATTGAATCGATCATTTTATTCGGTGTTCCAGCAGAAAAGGATGAAGTCGGTTCATCTGCTTATGACCATAATGGGATTGTTCAGCAAGCAACGAGACAAATTAAAGAGAAACACCCTGAGTTAACAGTGATAGCTGATACGTGCTTATGTCAATTTACAGACCACGGACATTGCGGTGTCGTACATGATGGTGAAATTATAAATGATGAATCCTTATCATTACTTGCAAAAACAGCTGTATCCCAAGCCGAAGCAGGGGCAGACATCATCGCGCCATCAAATATGATGGACGGGTTTGTTGCAGCTATTCGTCAAGGGCTTGATGAAGCTGGTTTTGAAAACATCCCAATCATGAGCTATGCGGTGAAATACGCTTCAGCATTTTACGGACCATTCCGTGATGCAGCACATAGTTCACCGAAATCTGGAGATAGAAAAACGTATCAAATGGATCCAGCTAATCGACTTGAAGCACTTCGAGAAGCACAATCAGACGTTGATGAAGGCGCTGATTTCTTAATCGTAAAACCAGCATTATCTTATTTAGATATCATCAGGGATGTAAAAGAACGTCATCCTTATCCTATCGTTGCCTACAATGTAAGTGGAGAGTATTCAATGATTAAAGGTGCTGCTCAAAACGGATGGATTAATGAAAAAGAAGTTGTATTAGAAAAGTTAACGAGCATGAAGCGTGCAGGCGCTGACCTTATTTTAACGTACTTTGCAAAAGATGTTGCAAAGTGGCTAGAAGAAAAATAA
- the dat gene encoding D-amino-acid transaminase: MKRLILYEEVSLMKEIGFYQDRFVDINEKVVPIQERGHQFGDGIYEVIRVYNGELFTFDEHIDRLQMSAEAIDLEIPYSHEKIHSIVTEGLELSGIKEAEVYIQITRGIFNRQHHYPDGPAVFSMTIRHARKIEATARDKGIDTVVLDDERWLNCYIKSINLLPNVMAKQAAVKAGCTEAILHRDGIVTEGSSSNVFIVKKGILYTHPATKRILNGITRQKVIELANQQGIYVEEIQFDLHMLLEADEVFMTSTSMEVMPVKKIDNIEFTGEREITNKLISEFQKLLS; this comes from the coding sequence ATGAAAAGACTAATTTTGTATGAAGAGGTGTCGTTAATGAAAGAGATAGGATTTTATCAAGATCGATTTGTCGATATAAACGAAAAAGTAGTTCCGATTCAAGAGCGTGGACATCAATTCGGGGACGGAATTTATGAGGTTATTCGCGTGTATAATGGAGAACTGTTCACATTTGATGAACATATAGATAGGTTACAAATGAGTGCAGAAGCAATTGATCTTGAAATTCCGTATTCTCATGAAAAAATACATAGCATTGTCACAGAAGGTCTTGAGCTATCAGGAATAAAAGAAGCGGAAGTATATATTCAAATTACGAGAGGTATTTTTAACCGACAGCATCATTATCCAGACGGTCCAGCAGTTTTCTCAATGACAATCCGTCATGCAAGAAAAATCGAAGCAACAGCTCGTGATAAAGGAATAGATACGGTCGTATTAGACGATGAACGTTGGTTAAATTGTTATATTAAGTCAATAAACTTGCTCCCAAATGTTATGGCTAAACAAGCGGCGGTAAAAGCAGGGTGTACTGAAGCAATTTTACATAGGGATGGAATAGTGACGGAAGGTTCTAGCAGTAATGTATTTATAGTAAAGAAAGGAATTCTTTATACACATCCAGCAACCAAACGTATTTTAAATGGCATCACAAGACAAAAAGTGATTGAACTAGCAAATCAACAAGGAATTTATGTTGAAGAAATTCAATTCGACCTTCATATGTTACTTGAAGCTGATGAAGTGTTTATGACAAGTACAAGCATGGAAGTGATGCCAGTTAAAAAGATAGATAACATAGAGTTTACAGGTGAAAGAGAAATCACGAATAAGCTAATAAGTGAATTTCAAAAGCTTCTTTCATAA